One genomic window of uncultured Erythrobacter sp. includes the following:
- the hsdR gene encoding EcoAI/FtnUII family type I restriction enzme subunit R: MANLDHETEADTRANRIDPVLREAGWGEVDGSQINREKIAPGRILAGGERANPMSADYVLSYKGRKLAVIEAKRAGLGHTDGVGQAKEYSRRLEARFAYSTNGLGWYGIDMNTGKEGDFDLPFPGPQDLWNRCFPEGNDWRERFGSVPFSTGGGKWQPRYYQHNAITAVLEAIAQEKRRILLTLATGTGKTSIAFQIAWKLFQSKWNLSGEPTRRPRILFLADRNILADQAYNSFNAFPADALMRIDPEEVRKRGGVPTNANIFFTIFQTFMTSGKDGETEFTFEGYAPDFFDFIVIDECHRGGARDESTWREILNYFEPAVQLGLTATPKRDVNADTYGYFGEPVYTYALKEGIGDGFLTPFKVRQMASTLDSYTFSDDDEVLSGEIDPDKEYREADFNTRLVIDEREKSRVQEFMDQIDQRQKTLVFCATQDHAARVRNFINQLKDNPDPHYCERVTADDGKLGEQHLREFQDNEKTLPTILTTSQKLSTGVDARNIRNIVLLRPVKSMIEFKQIIGRGTRTFDGKDFFTVYDFVKAYEHFNDPEWDGEPLPPDGPSGPKPPVPPTPEPPDDADDPADPKGPTEKIVVKLADGKERKISYVGNTLYMLNGRPISGAEFMEHLFGDLAGLVADEDQLRAIWSDPESRKGFLQRLDEMGYDSERMDDMCRLIDAPRSDIFDVLAYIRFTLAPLARSERVEAAKTAGMDGYEEEMREFLSYVLQSYEMQGIRELDPGKLGDFLRIRYGGMNDAKRKLGSVEEIRGAFFDIQKHLFQQDASRG, from the coding sequence ATGGCCAACCTCGACCACGAAACCGAAGCTGACACCCGCGCCAATCGTATCGATCCGGTGCTGCGCGAGGCGGGCTGGGGCGAGGTTGATGGCTCCCAGATCAATCGCGAGAAAATCGCGCCGGGGCGAATCCTTGCAGGCGGCGAGCGCGCCAATCCTATGTCCGCCGATTACGTGCTGTCCTACAAGGGCCGCAAGCTGGCGGTCATCGAGGCCAAGCGGGCTGGGCTGGGCCACACCGATGGCGTAGGGCAGGCCAAGGAATATTCGCGGAGGCTGGAAGCGCGCTTTGCCTACTCCACCAACGGGCTTGGCTGGTATGGCATAGATATGAATACGGGAAAGGAAGGCGATTTCGATCTGCCCTTTCCCGGTCCGCAAGATCTTTGGAATCGATGTTTTCCTGAGGGCAATGACTGGCGCGAACGCTTTGGCTCGGTGCCTTTCAGCACGGGCGGCGGCAAGTGGCAGCCGCGATACTACCAGCACAACGCCATTACAGCCGTTCTGGAGGCCATAGCGCAGGAAAAGCGGCGCATCCTGCTCACACTCGCCACAGGCACCGGAAAGACCTCTATCGCCTTCCAAATCGCTTGGAAGCTATTTCAGTCGAAGTGGAACCTCTCAGGCGAGCCGACACGCCGCCCACGCATCCTGTTTCTGGCGGACCGCAACATTCTCGCCGATCAGGCCTATAACAGCTTCAACGCCTTTCCAGCCGATGCCTTGATGCGGATTGATCCCGAAGAAGTTCGCAAACGCGGCGGGGTGCCGACGAACGCCAATATCTTCTTCACAATCTTCCAGACCTTTATGACAAGCGGGAAGGACGGGGAAACCGAGTTCACCTTTGAAGGCTATGCGCCCGATTTCTTCGATTTCATTGTGATCGATGAATGCCATCGTGGCGGCGCGCGGGATGAAAGCACGTGGCGTGAAATCCTGAATTACTTTGAGCCAGCCGTGCAGCTTGGCCTGACCGCTACGCCCAAGCGCGATGTTAATGCGGATACCTACGGCTATTTCGGAGAGCCGGTTTACACCTATGCACTGAAAGAAGGGATCGGCGATGGCTTCCTGACCCCGTTCAAGGTGCGCCAGATGGCGAGCACCTTGGACAGCTACACCTTCAGTGATGATGATGAGGTTCTGAGCGGGGAAATCGATCCTGATAAAGAATATAGGGAAGCGGATTTCAACACGCGGCTGGTGATCGACGAGCGCGAGAAAAGCCGTGTGCAGGAGTTCATGGATCAGATCGACCAGCGCCAGAAGACGCTCGTTTTCTGTGCGACACAGGATCACGCGGCCCGGGTGCGCAATTTCATCAATCAGCTGAAGGACAATCCCGATCCGCATTATTGCGAGCGGGTCACGGCGGATGATGGCAAGCTGGGCGAGCAACACCTTCGCGAGTTTCAGGATAACGAGAAGACGCTACCAACGATCCTGACGACCTCTCAGAAGCTCTCAACCGGGGTGGACGCACGCAACATCCGCAACATCGTGCTCTTGCGTCCGGTGAAGTCCATGATCGAGTTCAAGCAGATTATCGGGCGGGGAACCCGGACCTTCGACGGGAAGGACTTCTTCACCGTCTATGACTTCGTGAAGGCCTATGAGCACTTCAACGATCCGGAATGGGATGGCGAGCCGCTGCCGCCGGATGGACCGAGCGGACCGAAACCGCCAGTACCGCCAACGCCTGAGCCTCCGGATGATGCCGATGATCCAGCCGACCCGAAAGGGCCGACCGAAAAGATCGTCGTGAAACTGGCGGACGGGAAAGAGCGCAAGATCAGCTATGTCGGCAACACGCTCTACATGCTCAACGGCAGGCCGATCAGCGGTGCTGAGTTTATGGAGCACCTGTTCGGTGATCTGGCCGGTCTGGTTGCCGATGAGGACCAGTTACGGGCGATCTGGAGCGATCCTGAAAGCAGGAAAGGCTTCCTCCAGCGGCTTGATGAGATGGGCTACGATAGCGAGCGTATGGACGATATGTGCCGCCTGATCGATGCGCCGCGATCCGACATTTTTGACGTGCTGGCCTATATTCGCTTCACCTTAGCGCCTCTCGCCCGGTCAGAGAGGGTGGAGGCGGCTAAAACTGCTGGAATGGATGGCTATGAAGAGGAAATGCGCGAGTTCCTTAGCTACGTCCTCCAGTCTTATGAAATGCAGGGTATTCGCGAGTTGGACCCCGGCAAACTCGGTGACTTCCTCCGCATCCGATATGGCGGCATGAACGACGCGAAGCGCAAGCTCGGATCGGTCGAAGAGATACGCGGCGCGTTCTTCGATATTCAAAAGCACCTATTTCAACAGGACGCTTCACGGGGATAG
- a CDS encoding helix-turn-helix domain-containing protein: MLAEDLLKGAKAVEQETGGMITQRQVYHLVEQGHLPVIRKGRSMYFRRSELEAAFCSNA; the protein is encoded by the coding sequence ATGCTTGCTGAAGACCTGCTCAAAGGTGCAAAAGCCGTCGAACAAGAGACGGGTGGAATGATCACGCAGCGCCAAGTTTATCACTTGGTTGAGCAGGGTCACTTGCCTGTCATCCGCAAAGGGCGCTCGATGTATTTTCGGCGCTCCGAACTCGAAGCGGCATTTTGCTCAAACGCTTAA